Proteins from one Enterobacter bugandensis genomic window:
- the ybbA gene encoding putative ABC transporter ATP-binding protein YbbA encodes MPAENSVEVHRLKKSVGQGEQELSILTGVELVVKRAETIALIGESGSGKSTLLAILAGLDDGSSGEVHLVGQPLHQLDEEARAALRARHIGFVFQSFMLIPTLNALENVELPALLRGEKSRESRTHAKALLEQLGLGKRLDHLPAQLSGGEQQRVALARAFNGRPEVLFADEPTGNLDRKTGDKIADLLFSLNREHGTTLILVTHDPQLAARCDRRLRLVNGILQEEA; translated from the coding sequence ATGCCAGCGGAAAACAGTGTTGAAGTTCATCGTCTTAAGAAGTCCGTCGGTCAGGGGGAGCAGGAGCTTTCAATCCTTACCGGAGTTGAACTCGTTGTCAAACGCGCCGAAACCATCGCGCTGATTGGCGAATCCGGTTCCGGCAAGTCTACGCTGCTGGCGATTCTGGCCGGTCTGGACGATGGCAGCAGCGGCGAAGTCCACCTGGTCGGGCAACCGCTGCACCAGCTTGATGAAGAGGCGCGAGCCGCGCTGCGCGCGCGGCATATCGGTTTTGTCTTTCAGTCTTTTATGCTGATCCCGACCCTGAACGCGCTGGAAAACGTCGAACTCCCGGCGCTGCTGCGCGGCGAAAAGAGTCGCGAAAGCCGCACGCATGCGAAGGCGCTGCTGGAACAGCTCGGCCTGGGCAAGCGCCTCGACCATCTTCCGGCACAGCTTTCTGGTGGCGAGCAGCAGCGCGTGGCGCTGGCGCGGGCGTTTAACGGCCGCCCGGAAGTGCTGTTTGCCGATGAACCCACCGGCAACCTTGACCGTAAAACCGGGGATAAAATTGCTGATCTGCTGTTTTCGCTTAACCGCGAACATGGCACCACGCTGATCCTCGTGACCCACGATCCGCAGCTGGCCGCCCGCTGCGACCGCCGCCTGCGGCTGGTGAACGGTATTCTTCAGGAGGAAGCATGA
- the tesA gene encoding multifunctional acyl-CoA thioesterase I/protease I/lysophospholipase L1 produces the protein MNFNTVFRWHLPFLFLMLMTFRAAAADTLLILGDSLSAGYRMAASAAWPALLNDKWQSKTTVINGSISGDTSQQGLSRLPALLKQHQPRWVLVELGGNDGLRGFQPQQTEQTLRTILRDIKAANAQPLLMQIRLPANYGRRYNEAFSAIYPKLAKEFDIPLLPFFMEEVYLKPQWMQDDGIHPNRDAQPFIADWMATRLAPLVKHDS, from the coding sequence ATGAACTTCAACACTGTTTTCCGCTGGCATTTGCCCTTCCTGTTTTTGATGCTGATGACCTTCCGCGCGGCGGCAGCGGACACGTTACTGATTCTTGGCGACAGCCTGAGCGCGGGCTACCGCATGGCGGCCAGCGCGGCCTGGCCGGCTCTGCTCAATGACAAATGGCAAAGCAAGACGACCGTTATCAACGGCAGCATCAGCGGCGATACCTCGCAGCAGGGTCTGTCGCGCCTGCCTGCGCTGCTTAAGCAGCATCAGCCGCGCTGGGTGCTGGTTGAGCTTGGCGGTAATGACGGCCTGCGTGGCTTCCAGCCTCAGCAAACCGAGCAAACGCTGCGTACCATTTTGCGGGACATCAAGGCGGCAAACGCCCAGCCGCTGCTGATGCAAATTCGCCTGCCCGCCAACTACGGTCGTCGGTATAATGAGGCCTTTAGCGCGATCTACCCTAAGCTTGCCAAAGAGTTTGATATTCCGCTCCTGCCATTTTTCATGGAAGAGGTCTATCTCAAACCTCAGTGGATGCAGGACGACGGTATCCACCCCAATCGCGATGCGCAGCCGTTTATTGCCGACTGGATGGCAACGCGGCTGGCTCCTTTAGTTAAACATGACTCGTAA
- a CDS encoding co-chaperone YbbN — MSVQNIVNITEANLQQVLEQSMAKPVLFYFWSERSQHCLQLTPVLESLAAQYNGQFILAKLDCDAEPMVASQFGLRAIPTVYLFQNGQPVDGFQGPQPEEAIRALLDKVLPREEELKAREAMALMQEGKYDEALPLLKEAWQLSNQNSQIGLLLAETQIALHRSEDAEAVLKTVPMQDQDTRYQGLVAQIELLKQAADTPEIQQLQQQVADNPADAALASQLALQLHQVGRNEEALELLFGHLQKDLAAADGQARKMFQEILAALGTGDALASKYRRQLYALLY, encoded by the coding sequence ATGTCCGTACAGAATATCGTCAATATTACAGAAGCAAACCTGCAACAGGTCCTCGAACAGTCGATGGCTAAACCGGTGCTGTTCTACTTCTGGTCTGAGCGCAGCCAGCACTGTCTGCAGCTGACGCCGGTGCTGGAAAGCCTTGCCGCGCAGTACAACGGTCAGTTCATTCTGGCGAAACTGGACTGTGACGCCGAGCCGATGGTGGCGTCGCAGTTTGGTCTGCGCGCCATTCCAACCGTTTATCTGTTCCAGAACGGCCAGCCTGTCGATGGCTTCCAGGGCCCCCAGCCGGAAGAGGCGATTCGCGCCCTGCTGGATAAAGTGCTGCCGCGCGAAGAAGAGCTGAAAGCGCGGGAAGCGATGGCGCTGATGCAGGAAGGCAAATACGACGAGGCGCTGCCGCTACTGAAAGAGGCGTGGCAGCTGTCGAACCAGAACAGCCAGATCGGCCTGCTGCTGGCGGAAACGCAGATCGCCCTGCACCGTTCAGAAGACGCGGAAGCCGTGCTCAAGACGGTTCCAATGCAGGATCAGGACACCCGCTATCAGGGGCTGGTGGCGCAGATTGAACTGCTGAAGCAGGCGGCGGACACCCCGGAAATTCAGCAACTGCAGCAGCAGGTGGCCGACAACCCGGCGGATGCCGCGCTGGCAAGCCAGCTGGCGCTCCAGCTGCATCAGGTGGGACGTAACGAAGAGGCGCTGGAGCTGCTGTTCGGCCACCTGCAGAAAGATCTGGCTGCCGCAGACGGTCAGGCGCGCAAGATGTTCCAGGAGATCCTGGCCGCGCTGGGCACCGGAGACGCGCTGGCGTCGAAGTATCGTCGTCAGTTGTACGCGCTGCTCTACTAA
- a CDS encoding SDR family oxidoreductase: MTRNSAEFLTGKVMQKSVLITGCSSGIGLESALELKRQGFRVLAACRQPDDVERMNGLGFTGIQLDMDSPESVERAADEVIALTEGRLYGLFNNAGYGVYGPLDTLSRETLEKQFSTNFFGVHQLTMRLLPAMLPHGEGRIVMTSSVMGLISTPGRGAYAASKYALEAWSDALRMELRHSGIKVSLIEPGPIRTRFTENVNQTQADKPVENPGIAARFTLGPEAVVAKVRHAFESEHPKMRYPVTLVTHAVGWLKRLLPGRIMDKILHG, from the coding sequence ATGACTCGTAATTCAGCGGAGTTCCTGACAGGTAAAGTTATGCAAAAATCGGTCTTAATTACAGGATGTTCCAGCGGAATCGGCCTTGAAAGCGCGCTTGAACTAAAGCGCCAGGGATTCAGGGTGCTGGCAGCGTGCCGCCAGCCTGACGATGTCGAGCGCATGAACGGGCTGGGCTTTACCGGCATACAGCTGGATATGGACTCGCCGGAGAGCGTTGAACGCGCCGCCGACGAGGTGATAGCCCTGACCGAAGGCCGTCTGTACGGTCTCTTTAATAATGCCGGTTACGGCGTGTATGGCCCACTGGATACGCTCTCGCGCGAAACGCTGGAGAAGCAGTTTTCAACCAATTTCTTTGGCGTCCATCAGCTCACCATGCGTCTGCTCCCGGCCATGCTGCCGCACGGCGAAGGGCGCATCGTGATGACATCGTCAGTGATGGGGCTGATTTCCACCCCGGGCCGCGGCGCCTACGCGGCCAGCAAATATGCGCTGGAAGCCTGGTCCGACGCCCTGCGCATGGAGCTGCGCCACAGCGGCATCAAGGTCAGCCTGATTGAACCCGGCCCGATCCGCACCCGCTTTACCGAAAACGTTAACCAGACCCAGGCGGATAAACCGGTCGAAAACCCCGGCATCGCCGCACGTTTTACCCTCGGGCCAGAGGCGGTGGTTGCCAAAGTGCGCCATGCTTTTGAGAGCGAGCATCCCAAAATGCGCTATCCAGTGACGCTGGTCACCCATGCCGTCGGCTGGTTAAAGCGCCTGCTGCCGGGCAGGATAATGGACAAAATTTTGCACGGCTGA